ATCTCCCGAGGAGCCCTCGTACGTCGCCCGAGTCGCGAATCGCACCGCGACCACACAGATAGGCAAGCTCACCGTCACGACGACGAGCTACGACGGCACCGAGTCGACGACCCACGAGCGCGCGGTGTCGCTCCCGCCCGGCTCGCTAGATCCCGCGGGCGCGAGCTCGCCCGTGGAGATCCCGCTCGAGCTGCCCGTCAAGCGCTTCGGGTATCACGACGTCAAGGCGACCCTGGCCATCGCGGGCCGGACGTGGACGGAGAGTCGCTCGCTCGTGAAGCTCGCGCCAGACACTCGCAGCCCGCGCTGGACGCCCGGGCGCGGCGCGCTCTTCGGCTATTGGAGCTACGGCAGCGGACACGGCAGCCCGAAGCCGGAGCACTCCGTCCGACTCATGACCATGGCGGGCGCGCGCACAGCGATGAGCTACCCTCCAGGCCTATCCCCGGAGGGCGCGCGCATCGCCGAGGCGCACTGGGACCGAGTCGGCACGAACGCCTTCATCGTCGCGGCGCAGCCCTGGCCGGCCGCGCGGCGACCGGCGCTAGGGAAGGCAGCCCTCAAGGAGTGGCGCGAGTGGGACGCAGCCATCCCGCCAAGACATCGCCCCGACCACGTCACGCTCTTCCCGGAGCCGAGCTTGGGCGCGCGCATGACCATCGCCCACCCGCCCGAGTACTGGGGAGAGAAGCCGCTCACGCCCACGGCCGAGGAGCGAGAGCAGATATCCACCTTGGTGCAGACCGCCAAGCTCGCCGCGGCGACGGCGCGGGTGGGGAGACAAGGCGCCAAGGTGCTCGTCCCGTGGGGCGATCCAGGGTTCGTGTGGCCGCTCCTGCGCGCGGGCCTCTCGAAGGACGTCGTCGACGGCTCGGGGCTCGATGTCCCGGGGTTCGAGCGCATTCCCGAGCGCCAACTCCACGAGCAGTCGCTCCACAGGCTCTATTGGGTGCGGAGGGAATACGCGAAGGCGGGCATTCCGGAGCCCGACCTCCGCTTCGTGGAGGGGATCTTCGTGCCCACCGAGCCAGGGGCGGTGTCCTGGCGCGAGCAGATGGACATCTACCATCGCTGGTCGCTCCTCTCGATGGCCTATGGGGTAAAGAGGTTCTATTCGGGGTGGTACGACATCGACTCTTCGGACTCCTACGGCGCCGAGCACTACGGCGGCTGCGGCATCCGGACGAAGATCCCGTACGCCGCGCCGAAGCCTGCGTACGCCGCATTCGCCACGATGACCGACCGGCTGAACGAGGCCAATTTCGACGGCTGGGTGAGCACCGGCTCGACCTCCACCTTCGCCCTCCGCTTCGCGCGCGCCGACTCCCGCGGCTGGGTCTACGCGCTATGGACGCTCCGCGGCACCCGGCCCGCCACGCTCACGATGAGCGCCGACGGCGCGGTCGAGGTCACCGATTCGATGAACAACACCCGCGGGGCGCGGAGCGAGGACAGGCGCGTGACGGTGGCCACGGGCCCTTCGGTCACTTACGTGACCACCGCGAGCCCCAGCCTCAGCGTCGCGTCGATCGCCGTCGGACCGCCCGATCACTCGGACGCCCGTCCAGCCGAGGGGGCGAGGCTCGTGGCCGACCTGGGCGACGCCTCGTGGGCATTCACTGGCGAGCGCGACTTCACGCTCGAGGGCAATCACGTCGCGATCATGCACTATCCCGGCCGCTTCACCGCGCGCAGGACCCAGGACGCCCAGCGGGGCGCGATGCTCACGAGCAAGCTCGAGCGACCGGCGACTCCCCACGAGCTCATGCCTTGGTACGGCGTCCTGCGACCGAAGAGACCTATCGTCCTCCCGGGAGCGCCCTCGAAGCTCGGCCTCTGGGTCAACGCTTCGAGCGACTGGGGCCGCGTGATCTACGTGCTGCGCGACGCGAAGGGCGAGCGGTGGGAGAGCATCGGCGCGAAGGACGCCTACAACGCCGACGATCCCCACTCGTGGAGCCAGTTTGCGTTCGACGGCACTCGATATCTCACGGTCGAGCTCCCCGGGCACACCGGGTGGGACACCTACCGGAAGAACGGCACCACGTGGTGGCGCTCCGACGAGGGCGACGGCGTGGTCGATCTCCCGCTCTCGGTGGAGGCGGTCGTCGTGGAGCAGCGTACCCACGTGCTTTACGTGAACGACATCGCACCCGCCGCCTCCAACGAGGTGAGCCTCGGGCGACTCTTCGCCGAGTACGACTCGGCCTCGGATGCGACCGAAGAGGCGGTACGCGTCAGCCGCCTCCGGGCCCCAGCGCCCGTCCGCAGTGGACCGCTGCCGAACCCCATCGCGGAGCTGGAGAGGGACGGCCAGGGGGCGGCGCCGGCGATCACGGCCGTGCGGCCGGCCACAAACGATTACGACGGGACCCGCGCGCACATCGACTTTCAGCGCGCGCGCGGAAAGACACGGTACGAGCTCTGGGTGGGCGCCCACGCCGACGGCCAGGCGGCGCTGAACCTCACGCCGGAGGGCCTCGTGCCCGGACAGCTCGTGCCAGGCCTCCGCGCGGGAGTGCCCCTTTACTACTGGCTCGTCGCCGTCGACGGGCGCGGCCGCCGCACGAAGCCCTCGAAGCCCGTGCGTCACGTGTTGGTCGACAGGTTCGTCGCCAAGTGATCCGAGCGCGCCGCTCAGCCCCGAGTGGCCACCACGGCTCCCATCACGGAGTAGCCTTGACATCGCTGCGAGCAGCCCTCGCCCGCCGGCCCGCAGCTCACCAGGCTGCAGACATGGCGCGTCCAGGCTTGCGACTCGGGCTCGATCAGTGGCAAGGCTCATGGATGATCGACACGACGCTCTTCGACGCCTCGGCGCGGGTCCCGGTGGTGGTCGACGCCTCCGTGGACGTCGCGGCCACTCCGCGCGAGGTGTTCGACGCCTGGACGACCTCGGAGGGGCTGCGCGCCTGGCTGGGCATCGAGTCGCGCGTCGACCTCCGCATCGGCGGGGCCTACGAGTGGATCTTCCTCGCCGACGCTCCCGCAGGCGCGCAGGGCTCGGAGGGATGCCAGGTCCTGGCATACGTGCCCGATGAGCTGCTCGCCTTCTCGTGGAACGCGCCGCCGGAGATCCCCTTCGCTCGCTCGCGGCGCGCGTGGTGTGTCCTCACCCTCGCGCCGCTCGCGACTGGCACGCGCGTGCGCCTCCGCCACCTCGGGCTCGGCGAGGAGGGCGACTGGTCGGCGGTGGGGCCGTATTTCGCGCGCGCCTGGCCCAGCGTGATGAGCCGGCTGAGCGCCCATTTCGGCGCGCACTAGCACTACTGCGAGAGGTTCCCTCTCGCTACGCAGTTCGCTGCGCGAACGGCAGGTGTGCTAGCCCTGTCCCGTAGGGGGCGCGGCGCCCCCTCTCGGCCACAAAGCTGGCCGATTCACCCCTCCGGCTTGTCCGCTCCCGCGGCCAACGACCACCACTGCGAGAATGAAGTCTCGCAGTGGTGGTAGTCAGCGGAGCTCGGCGCAGGCGCACGCCATTCGTGCACTCTACATCCACCGCCCGCCGGTCGTTCGACAGGGAACTAGCGATCGTCGGACTCACCGCGATCGCGGATTCGCTCGTCGGTGACGTCCTCGTCCCACTCCGGGCCGTAGCCGTCGTAGCGAATGCGCACGCGCCCCTCGTGGGTCATGCGGAGCACCGTCGCGGGGTAGTAGGTGCCGTGCCACTCGACCTGCAGCGAACTGCCCACCTCACGCGGCCGCGCGCGCTGGCAGGGCGCCACGACGGTGCGCACCAGGACGCGCTCCGGACCGGGCACGACGGCTGGCGGCGCGAACGCCGAATGGAGCGAGGTGCCGAGGACCGCCCCCAGGGCGAGGAGCGCGAGCTCCCGGGAGCGCACCCAAAACGCGCGGCGGGGACCATCGGCGGGGGGTACCTCGGGGCGACTCATCCCACCAGCGTGACCCCCCAAGGCGGCGAAGGCAAGCCCGGCACGGCCGTGTCCGTCACGTCGGCGTGGTCACGTCGTCCCAGTCGGCGTCCTCGAAGCAGGTGAGCCAGTTCAGCGCGTGATGGCGCTCTTGCACGACCCCCGCCACCAGCCCCGGCGCGGTCCCCTCGTGGGCCGACGCCTCGTTCACGAGGTAGTGCAGCCGCAGGTGCAGATCGAGCGCGTCGAGGAGCTCGGTCGTGAGTCGTCGGCGCGCGTCGCGCACGAAGGCCTCGTGCGACGCGCCCACGAGGAGCTTCGCGACCGCCGCGACATCGCACGTCGCCGCCGGAAACGCGAGCTCCGGCGTGTGGCCGATGGCCCAGAGGAGCGTGCAGAGAGCCTCGTAGCGCCACACGTGGTCCACGACGTCGCGCTTCGACGGGGCCTCCTCGCGAAAAAACACCCGCTCCTTCGGGCTCATCGCGGCCTCGGCGCCGGGCAGACGCGACGCGATGTCGTCGGGGGTGAGCTGCTCCGGGCCCGAGAGCCCCTCGGCGCGGAGGGCGCACGCGAAGAGGGCGAGGCAGCGCGCGGCGACCTCGGGTCCCTCGCGCAGCTCCACCTCGAGCTCGGAGACCACCGGGGGCAGGCCAGCGGGCGTGCTGAGCCCGCGCGCGGCGAGGGCAGCCTGGGTCGCGGCTCTCCGCTCGACGCTGTCGGGTGGATACGGGACGTCGGCGCCGGGCTGCGACTCGCCGGTCTCGGGCTCCACGAGCACGCGCCCCTCGGGCGAGCGCACGCTCCCATCGCGGAGGAAGACGAGCGCGTTCGCCTCCTTCGCCCACGTCTCGAACTCGGCGACGTCGTCGGCCTCGATCTCGAGCGCCACCTGGTGACGGACTCGCTCGATGTGCCGGAGGACGTGGTAGCGCGTGGCGGTCATGGGCCGCGAGCCCCCGCCCATGACGAACCCCATGAAGCCGTGCAGGTGCGCCGCGAGCTCTGGATCGGTGCGGTCGCGCTGGCTACGGAGCGTGTGGGGAAACGAGAGCCGCGGCAGATCGCGGCGAGTGCAATAGACGTTTAGGAGCATGGACTTCGGTAGCGAGCGCGTGGCGTGTTCGGACTGGCAACTACGAAAGGGTGAATGCGAAATGCGAAATGCGAAATGCGAAATGCGAAATGCGAAATGCGAAATGGGGATGGGGAGGGGGATGACGAGCGACCCATCGCAGACCGCGGTGCGCGGCGCGCGCGGCGCGCCGGGTTCAGTCGGGGGTGAGTCCGAGCCCGGCGACCGCCCCGCGCTCGCCGAGGGGCACGCCCTCGAAGAACAGCTCGAGCCCCGCGGGGAGGCGCACGAGGAGGCCCCCGCCGACTTGGTAGTGGTAGATGTCGGTCCCCAGCTTGGACGCTCCCTCGGTTCGCCAGAACACGGGGCCGCCAAAGAGCCTCCCTGCGGCATACACCGAGACCGTGTCGAACACGGTCTTCCCCACGAGGAGTCCGGCCCGCGCGTCGAGCGCCGTGTAACCCACCGACTGCGCGAAGGGGGAGGTCGCCGCGATCGCCCGGGTGCCAGCGTGCACGAACGAGCCGGCGATCGTGAGCACGGTGAACGGCGCCCAGCGGCCCTCACGGGCGAGGCCCACGGAGTAGCCCACGAGCGCCGCGGGGCCGCCCGAGAACGTCGACCGCTCCGCGCCCTCCAGGCTACCGGCGAGCAGCCCACCGGCACCAAAGGTGAGGGAGGTCTTCTTGTCGAGGCGGTAATCAAGGGTGACGAGGGTCGACTGGCGCTCGAGGTCGAACTTCAGGCCCTCGCCGAACGAGAGGCGCGTCGCCGAGTACGAGTAGCTCATGGCGCCGCGGAAGCGGCGCGTGAGCGGACCGTCGTCGAGCCCGCACATCGTGTGGCCGAGCGGCCCCCCGGGCGACGCCCCGCACGCGACCGCGCGAGGCTCCATGGACGCCGCGCAGGCGAGCGCCGCGAGCCCCACGAGCCAACTGCGCCTCCTCACTCGTCTCAGCATGGCTATCCTTGCCTATTGGGGGGTCGCCCCGCTCCGCTCAGTTGACGGGGGCGTGGGAGGCGCCGTTCGCCGACGCGCCGTTCGCGTGCGCCGGCTCGGCGTTGGCGCGCGCGCGGCGGCCTTGGAACTGCCGGAGGTCCCACACGGGCCCCGCGAGGAAGCTCAAGGGGTCGTCCTTGAACGCGGGCGCGTTCTTCTCGAACGCGGCGTGACCTAGGATGTTGAGGCCCCAGCCGAACGCGAAGCTGCCCGCCGACACGCCCCACGCGGGGCGATACGGCTTGAAGGCGAAGAGGCCCACCGCGCCGCCGACGATGAAGGGGATGCCCGCCATGTGGAGCCAACGGTTGGTCTTGTTGCGGTGCGTGCTCTCGTAGAACTCGGTCGCCGCCTCCCACCGCTCGCTGATTCCGCCCTCGAAGTTCGGGTGACGGTCACGCCAGCCCTGCTCGAGCACGGCGAGGCCACGCGCGAACATCCCGAGGCCCGCGACCTTGCGACCGGCCAGGAGCGCCACCATTCCCGAGACGGCCCACGCCGAGCCCGACTTCTCTTCCTTCGCCATGCCCACCTCCGGCGCGCCAGAACGACGCTGTGCGGCACGATAGCGCAACGATCGGGCCGCGCACGCCGTTCGTGCGCCAGCCGCGCCTCGGCGGCGGCCGCCGCTCGAGCTCGCCGGAGCCGTCGCCCGAGGCCGCTGCGCCTGCCGCGTTGGGCGAACGCCCCGACGTGAGGTACCCTGCGGTCCATGTTCACGTCCCGCGCTCTCCGCACCTCGACGCTCGCCGCGATCGCCGCGCTCGCGAGCGCCGCGACGCTCGCGTGCCAGTCGCAGCCCCCCGCCGAGCTCGCGCGGGCCGAGCCCGAGCCCGCGGCGGCCCCCGCCGCTGCGCCCGCCAAGGGTGAAGCCCCGAAGCCCGTCGCGCCCACCGTGGGCGCGGCGCAGGCTCCGCGAGGCAAGGTCGCGCTCGGCGCGCCGATCGAGGGCGGCGAGAAGGCCTCGCTCGCGCAGGTCGCGGCGGCCCCCATGAAGTTTGCCAACAAGTCCCTCGTGATGGAAGGCACCGTGTCGGCGGTGTGCGAGCACCGCGGGTGCTGGATGGAGCTCAAAGACGAGCGCGGCGAGGCGCACGTGAAGATGGCGGGCCACGCGTTCTTCGTGCCGCGCACGGCGTCGGGAAAGCGCGCCCGAGTCCTCGGGCGGCTCGCGGGCAACGCCGCCGAGGCGGCCTGCGGAGGCGAGCACGGCGGCGCCGCGGGGTGCAAGGCCGAGGCCCAGAAGCAGCTCGGGCGGCCGCTCGCGAAGCTCGAACTCGAGGCGCAGGGCGTCGAAATATTCGACTAACTCTCCTCTAGTAGTCGATCTGTTCGAGCCCACCTTACACGACTGTTTCGCGCGTCTTCCGTCGTCTCGCGCCCCGCCCACCCCGGAGCCCACCTCGCCATGGTCCCTGCCCTCGCCGCCCTCGCTCGCTTCGCTCTAGGCGGCGCGGTCGCGGCCCTCGTCGGTTGTTCCTCCACCGCGGCGCCCGCGACCCCAGCGACCCCCGCGGACGCCGCGCCCGCGGTCGACGCCTCCGGGCCCGAGCCGGACGCCACCTCG
This genomic window from Myxococcales bacterium contains:
- a CDS encoding SRPBCC domain-containing protein, giving the protein MIDTTLFDASARVPVVVDASVDVAATPREVFDAWTTSEGLRAWLGIESRVDLRIGGAYEWIFLADAPAGAQGSEGCQVLAYVPDELLAFSWNAPPEIPFARSRRAWCVLTLAPLATGTRVRLRHLGLGEEGDWSAVGPYFARAWPSVMSRLSAHFGAH
- a CDS encoding DUF4272 domain-containing protein — protein: MLLNVYCTRRDLPRLSFPHTLRSQRDRTDPELAAHLHGFMGFVMGGGSRPMTATRYHVLRHIERVRHQVALEIEADDVAEFETWAKEANALVFLRDGSVRSPEGRVLVEPETGESQPGADVPYPPDSVERRAATQAALAARGLSTPAGLPPVVSELEVELREGPEVAARCLALFACALRAEGLSGPEQLTPDDIASRLPGAEAAMSPKERVFFREEAPSKRDVVDHVWRYEALCTLLWAIGHTPELAFPAATCDVAAVAKLLVGASHEAFVRDARRRLTTELLDALDLHLRLHYLVNEASAHEGTAPGLVAGVVQERHHALNWLTCFEDADWDDVTTPT
- a CDS encoding DUF962 domain-containing protein, translating into MAKEEKSGSAWAVSGMVALLAGRKVAGLGMFARGLAVLEQGWRDRHPNFEGGISERWEAATEFYESTHRNKTNRWLHMAGIPFIVGGAVGLFAFKPYRPAWGVSAGSFAFGWGLNILGHAAFEKNAPAFKDDPLSFLAGPVWDLRQFQGRRARANAEPAHANGASANGASHAPVN
- a CDS encoding DUF4920 domain-containing protein, whose protein sequence is MFTSRALRTSTLAAIAALASAATLACQSQPPAELARAEPEPAAAPAAAPAKGEAPKPVAPTVGAAQAPRGKVALGAPIEGGEKASLAQVAAAPMKFANKSLVMEGTVSAVCEHRGCWMELKDERGEAHVKMAGHAFFVPRTASGKRARVLGRLAGNAAEAACGGEHGGAAGCKAEAQKQLGRPLAKLELEAQGVEIFD